The following are from one region of the Vitis riparia cultivar Riparia Gloire de Montpellier isolate 1030 chromosome 9, EGFV_Vit.rip_1.0, whole genome shotgun sequence genome:
- the LOC117922478 gene encoding secreted RxLR effector protein 161-like, whose amino-acid sequence MVPNVQLMPDDGDPFYNPERYRRVVGKLNYLTVTRPDIAYAVSVVSQFTSTPTIKHWAALEQILCYLKKASGLGILYSSQGHTRIECFFDADWAGSKFDRRSTTGYCVFFGGNLVAWKSKKQSVVSRSSAESEYRAMTQATCEIIWIHQFLCEVGMKCTMPAKLWCDNQAALHIVANPVYHERTKHIEVDCHFIREKIEENLVSTGYVKTGEQLGDIFTKALNGTRVEYFCNKLGMINIYAPA is encoded by the coding sequence ATGGTTCCTAATGTACAACTTATGCCAGATGATGGAGATCCCTTCTACAACCCTGAAAGGTATCGGAGAGTGGTTGGGAAGCTGAATTATCTCACTGTGACGCGACCAGATATTGCATATgcagtaagtgttgttagtcagtTCACATCTACACCTACAATAAAGCATTGGGCGGCTTTAGAGCAGATTTTGTGCTATCTAAAGAAGGCTTCTGGTCTAGGCATACTATATAGTAGTCAGGGACACACTCGCATTGAGTGTTTTTttgatgcggattgggcaggttctaagtttgatagaAGATCCACTACAGGTTATTGTGTGTTCTTTGGTGGGAATCTAGTggcttggaaaagtaagaagcagagtgtTGTATCCCGTTCGAGTGCAGAATCTGAGTATAGGGCCATGACACAGGCTACTTGTGAAATCATATGGATACATCAATTCTTATGTGAAGTGGGAATGAAGTGCACAATGCCAGCAAAGCTTTGGTGTGACAATCAAGCTGCTCTTCATATTGTTGCGAACCCAGTCTATCATGAaagaaccaaacacattgaGGTCGATTGTCACTTCATTCGTGAAAAGATTGAGGAAAATCTAGTCTCTACTGGCTATGTGAAGACTGGAGAGCAACTTggggatatttttacaaaagctCTAAATGGAACTCGAGTTGAGTACTTTTGTAACAAGCTGGGCATGATCAACAtctatgctccagcttga
- the LOC117922479 gene encoding probable inactive 2-oxoglutarate-dependent dioxygenase AOP2 codes for MGSETLPKLPTINFSEQNLSPGTNSWFSTCIEVQHALEEYGRFIAVFDEVTLEIHNAIFRTLKELFDLPTETKIQNTSHKPYHGYVGQLPFIPLHESLGINNSTTQGVQSFTKIMWPAGNQHFYESVDSYSMLLAELQEIVMRMVLESYGIKDGYDSHIGSTTHPLLVVKNQVPEMPVNNVTFPCHTDKSFTTILPQKQVGGLEIETKDGNWIAFEPPSPLPCVIAGDAFMHTVKLISFFVNM; via the exons aTGGGCTCGGAGACACTACCAAAGCTTCCTACCATAAATTTCTCTGAGCAAAATCTGAGTCCTGGTACAAATTCTTGGTTCTCCACATGCATCGAGGTCCAGCATGCCCTTGAAGAATATGGCCGTTTCATAGCAGTGTTCGATGAAGTTACCTTAGAAATTCACAACGCAATCTTTAGGACACTAAAAGAGTTGTTTGATCTTCCCACTGAAACTAAAATTCAAAACACTAGTCACAAGCCTTACCATGGTTATGTTGGGCAACTCCCCTTCATTCCTCTCCATGAAAGCCTGGGAATCAATAATTCAACAACCCAAGGAGTTCAAAGTTTCACAAAAATCATGTGGCCTGCTGGAAATCAACATTTCTA TGAAAGTGTGGATTCCTACTCCATGCTACTTGCTGAATTACAAGAAATAGTGATGAGAATGGTTTTGGAAAGTTATGGCATCAAGGATGGATATGACTCACACATTGGATCAACAACTCATCCACTTCTAGTAGTGAAAAATCAAGTACCCGAGATGCCAGTCAATAATGtaacttttccatgtcacacgGACAAGAGTTTCACGACCATACTTCCGCAAAAACAAGTTGGTGGTTTGGAGATAGAAACAAAGGATGGCAACTGGATTGCTTTTGAGCCGCCCTCACCTCTTCCTTGTGTCATAGCAGGCGATGCATTCATG CACACTGTCaaattgatttctttcttcGTGAACATGTGA